CTTTAAAGAAGAGAAGAAATCGCAGACCTATCCGGTGGGCATCCTTTCCTGGTTTTATGGCAACAGAGGCAATTACATTACGCTGGTAAACAAGTTTGGAGCCGGTGCCTTCGCTAAGAGTTTCAGCAGAGAGTTCAAGGCCAGCAACCAGATTAAAACCAAGAAATTCACCGGTCCGCCGGCCCTGCCCGGTATTGACTTCTCAGACCACCTCAACTACTGGCAGTTTGGCTACAGCGCCCTGATGCTCACAGACACGTCCTTCTACCGGAACAAGAATTACCATGAGCCCACAGACACGCTGGAAACCCTGGACCTACCCAAAATGGCCTTGGTCTTAGACGGCGTTTACCAGGCCTTGCGCCAACTCTAGGCTTGTGTTGAAATCAATACCCTTCCGTAGTTATGCCTCTTTCAACGTTCACCATCAGACCCGCCCTTCCCTCAGAATTCACGTCCTTGGGCCAGCTCATGGTGCAGGTGTATTCCCAACTAGACGGCTTCCCGACACCTTCTGAACAACCCGCCTATTACCACCTGCTGGCCAACATAGGCGATTTTACCCAGAAGCCCGGCGTAGAACTGCTGGTGGCCGTCTCTGAACAAGGAGAATTAGCCGGCGGCGTAGTGTATTTTAGTGACATGCAACACTATGGCTCTGGCGGAACGGCTACCCAAGAGAAAGACGCGGCGGGTTTCAGGTTTCTGGCCGTAGGTCCAAGTACCAGAGGCAAGGGCCTAGGCAAAGCCTTGACGCTGGCCTGCGTGAAGAAAGCAAAAGATGCCGGGCGCAGACAACTCATCCTTCACAGCACCAAAGCCATGCAAACGGCGTGGAAAATGTACGAGCAACTGGGCTTTCAAAGGGCGGAAGAGCTTGACTTTATGCAGGGAGAATTACCGGTCTTCGGGTTTAGGTTGTTTTTGACCTAATTGGCAAGCTGTCCTAAAAATCAGCGCATTGCGTAAATACATCAAGGACCAGCTGCCGTTTTTGGCCTGTTTCCTGAAAAAGAAGCCAAAAACGAACTGCCTACTTTGCTTCAGGTTAGGTCAACTGCTTTCCTGCTAATCGGGTAATTTTATGGATATTGTCTCCTGAATGTACGCCATGCCCCTCCTTTTCTATGCCAACCAGAATGCCAACGCAACCTTCTGCCAACATCTTTAAAACGTTCTTCAAATGGTCTTTGCTGGCTATAATTGGCTATTGGCCCGTTGCCACCCTGGTGTTTGGGCACAGCAGCATAGATGAGAGCAAAGGCATTTACACCTTCCACTGGTCGGGGCTGAACGCGCTGGTCAATGACGAAGAGTTTGGATTTGCCAATGGCGAGGAAGTGGCCACCAAGCTGGACGGGGCAGACGGGCCTTACGTCTTCGGGCAAGAGCAGTTCATTGTCACGGCAGACAACAAGATAATTAAGTCACAGATTGACCCGCGTTTGCCTATTAAGGTAAAAGCTGCCAATGAAGACCAGGACTCTTTTTACGTCACGTTAAAAACCACGTACCAACCCCAGCAAGACCAGTATGCGCTGCCGGCCAAGCTCATGGCCATCTCAGACATTGAGGGCAATTTTGACGCCTTCGCCAGCTTTCTCATTAAACACGGGGTCATGGACCGGCACTACAACTGGACGTTTGGCCAGGGGCACCTGGTCCTTAACGGTGACTTTGTGGACCGCGGCGAGAACGAACCCCAGGTGCTCTGGCTCATTTACCTACTGGAAGACAAGGCGGCGGCGCAGGGCGGCCAGGTGCATTACATTCTGGGCAACCATGAGGTCATGAAACTCTACGGCGACTATTCCTACACCGAGTACAAATACCGCGAGGTGGCCAAGCAGATCAGTGGCTTTTCTGACTGGGGCACCAGCGCTAAGTTTTTGTACGGCCCCACCTCTGAGCTGGGCAAATGGCTGAAGACCAAGAACGTGGTCCTCAAGATGGGGCCTTATTTGTTTGTGCACGCCGGCATCAATTCCAATCTTCTGGCCCACCAGCTTACGGTGTCTGAAATCAACCAGATTGCCCGCAAGTACTACGGGCAGGACGCCAAAGACAAGGTAACCGACCCCAAAGAAAAGACCGTGTTGAGCAAGTATGACAGCCCGTACTGGGACCGAAGCCTTTCCATGAACCTGGTTTACCGGATTATGTACCTGTTCAGAGACCCACTAGAAGCCAACTACCACAAAACTACCCAGGCCGAGCTAGAGCAGATTTTAGCTTTTTATGATGTCTCTCAACTGGTGGTGGGACACTCTGTGGTACAAGACATTACAACGGATTACCAGGGAAAGGTAGTGAAGATTGACGTGCGGCACGGCCAGGAAAAGAACAGTGACAAGACAGAGGGCATTCTCATTGAGAACAACACCGTCTACCGGATTGACGGCCAAGGTCACAAGGAGAAACTCTAACTAGACCCTTTCGCCAGGCAAATCAAATCCTACTCATCATACTCCTGTGACCACTTTTTCTTGTGACTTCGCCCGGTGGAATCATTCTTGAAGAAACCGGCATTTACCAGCAGAGGATAAGCTCCGCTTCGTTTTTGGGCTGTTTCCCAGAAAATAAGCCAAAAACGCCTTTGCGAAACAACTGCCGCGTCTAACGGTTAGAAGAGGATGACCCCTCACCACTTTCTTGCAGCATGTACCAACGGTTAAGAGACTACCTCACGGCCAGAATACCCACAGACGAGGCCACGCTAGAAAGCATCTGCGCCTGTTTCACGCCGCTCAAGACCAGACGAAACCAACTCCTGCTCCAGTACGGCGAAACCTGCCAGCATTACTATTTCGTCAACCAGGGGTGCATCAGGTTATTTACTCTCAACAAAGACGGGTTGGAAACGTCACGGTTCTTTGCGTTTGAGGGGGGATTTTGCACCGCCCTGCCCAGCTTTATTGAAAACACGCCCGCCTTTGAATACATGCAGACCATTGAGAAGTCAGAGCTGCTGCAGATTTCCAGAACAGACTTTTACCATCTAGTGGACACGGTGCCAGCCTTCGGGTTTATTTACCGCCAGATTCTGGAGCTGGGCTTTATCACGGCTCAGAAGCGCATCTATGGCTTTCAGGGGTATGATGCGCTGGAGAAGGTGCAATGGGTGATCCAGTACCAGCCAGACTTTCTGCTGCGCGTCTCTAACAAGATAGCAGCCTCGTACCTGGGTCTCTCTCCCAGCACCTTGAGCAGGGTAAAAGCCAGGCTCTGAAAACGTTGCCTTAGGTCAATGTTTACGGGCGGGGCCTCATGTACCTTTGTCAAAAGAATAACAAAATGAAAAACCGCCTCTTTCTATACCTGCCCCTGCTCCCCGGCTGGCTGTTTGCGCAAGGCACTTCGGCCACTAAAACTACCCGCAAATCCGTTGCCCAATCCACCATTGCCTTGGCTGGGAAAGAGCTGGTAACACCTACTTTTCAACTCACGCAACAAGCGGCCTTGCGCATGCACCAACAGGTCCTTGCCCAGGCGGCCGCCCTGCAAAAGAACGTCACTTTTGCGGTGGTAGACGCCTCGGGGCAGACCATTTTACTTATCAAAGGCGATGGCGTGGGTCCGCACAACACAGAAGCCGCCCGAAGAAAAGCCTTCACCGCCCTTTCCACCAAGACCAGCAGCCTGGTCCTGGGCAGAAACGCCAAAGCCAACCCAGACGCTCAGAACCTAGCCCACCTGCCAGAGCTTTTACTGCTGGGTGGCGGGGTACCCCTCTGGTACCAGGGCCAGGTAATTGGAGCGGTGGGCGTAGCCGGCGGCGGCGGTCCTGCACAAGACGACCTGCTGGCCAAAGCCGCCGCCCTCCCAGAAGCCGGCATTACTGTTCACATTTAACTTACCACCAACTCATGAAAAAGATTCTTTTTAGTTTCCTGCTGAGCGTGCTCACAATGAGCGCCTTTGCCCAGACGCAGACGCACCAACTTTCCAGCCACATTCTGGACATTTCCACGGGCAAGCCGGCCGTAGGAGTGCCCGTGAAGCTGGAAAAGCTCAACGAACAGACCAAAGCCTGGACGCAGCTAGACCTTAAAACCACCGACGCCAACGGCCGCATCAAAGACTTTCTGGACTACAAAAAATCAGAGCAAGGCATTTACCGCCTCACTTTTCTAACAGCTGATCATTTCAAGGCGCAGAAAGCAGACAGCTTCTACCCATTCATTGAAGTAGTGTTTCGGATTAAAGACAAGGACCATTACCATGTGCCCATCACCTTGTCTCCGTACGGCTACAGCACTTACCGCGGGAATTAAGACCGCTGATACGTACTCATAAAAAAGAGGAACCCGTAGATGGGTTCCTCTTTTTTTTTAGGGCTTGTATAAATTTGAATGCCGCTTTTAGCTTCTTTTCTGGAAAACAGCCCAAAAACGGCCCTCATCAGATTGGCAAAAAAGAAAAGCCCCGGCGTAGACCGAGGCTTCCCAATTGCCACTCAATGGCTTAACGCTCGCCCAGCGTGAAGGTGCTTGCCGTTAACCCGTAACCGCCTAGCACAGATAGTATCTCCTTTCTTTAGTGAGTAGATGTTGATATATACGAACGGTCAAATATTTTGGTATGCGTTTAAATACTCTTTTTAGCGAGTAAATACCTGTATTTTTTCCACTAAAGAGCAGCGACATTACCAAACGACAGCCATCTTGGCAAACAGGCCAAGCACATTAGCCCGCCTCATGTCTTTTCTGTATTTTTGCAGGGCGGCCGGGCTGGCGTTTTTGGGGTGTTTTCCAGAAAACAGGCTAAAAACGCCACGCCGTCTTCGCTTCCATAAAATAGAAATACCATGTCTGAAGAATTGAAACCTTGCCCCTCTTGCAGTTCACCGTACGGCTACGCCACCGGCCCTGACAGTTATGCCTGCCCAGAGTGCGCCCATGAGTGGACTGTAGCTGAAGGAAACGAGGAAACCGGACTGCAAATAAAAGACGCCAACGGAAACGTACTGCAAAACGGCGACTCGGTGGTGGTCATCAAAGACTTGCCCGTGAAAGGCGCCCCCAAACCGGTAAAGGCCGGCACCAAAGTGAAAAACATACGCCTCACAGACGGTGACCACAACATTGACTGCAAGATTGAAGGCTTCGGGTCTATGGCGCTTAAGTCTGAGTTTGTTAGAAAAGCATAAGTTCTTGACCATGGGGCTGCGTTATTCTTCAACGACGGCGGTAGCCCCGCTCACCACTTTTTAGTAACTTTACAGAACGGCTTGGCTGGCGTTTTTGGGCTATTTTCCAGAAAACAGGCTAAAAACGGAGCTGTGTCTTGTATAAGTGTCTTCCGGCTTTTTCCATACCAAAATTGAGTTCTTGAAGGGCGTGGGCCCGCAACGTGCCAACCTGCTTCAATTGGAGCTGGGCATCTTCACGTACGGCGACCTCATCCAGCACTACCCCTTCCGGTACATGGACCGTACACAGTTTCACGCCATTGCAGACCTCACCGAGGACATGCAGTACGTCCAGATCAAAGGCCGCGTGCTGGAGAAGAACCTCTTGGGCGAAGGCCGGAAACAGCGCCTGTCCGCTATCATTCGGGACGCTTCTGGGGAGATTGAGTTGGTCTGGTTCAAGGGCGTGAAATGGATGAACGTCCAGCTGAAGGTGAACCAAGAGTACATCGCCTTCGGGAAGCCCAGCTTGTTCAACGGCAAGTTCAACATGGCCCACCCAGACCTGGAAGAAGCCACCGAGGTGAAGCAGGAACAGACCTACCTGCAACCTGTTTATAACACCACCGACAAGCTCAAGAACCACCGCGTAGACAGCAAAGTCATCTCTAAGATGATGATGGAGCTGCTCAAGCTGGCGCCTACGCATTTGCCTGAGACGCTCACGCCAGAACTGGTAGACCAATACCGAATGGTGTCCAAGCGCGAGGCCATGATCCAGATTCACTTCCCCAAGAACTGGGACACCCTGCAGGCCGCGCGGTTCCGACTCAAGTTTGAAGAACTCTTTTATACTCAGCTCAAGCTCCTACGCACCCGCACCAAGCGCAAAGCAGAACTGGCCGGGCAGATTTTCAGCAAAACCCCCACTCTCACCGAGTTCTATAAAAACCACCTGCCCTTTGACCTTACCGGCGCCCAGAAACGCGTGGTGCGCGAGATTTACCAGGACGTGATTGCGGGTAAGCAGATGAACCGGCTGTTGCAGGGTGATGTGGGCAGCGGCAAGACCATTGTGGCCTTCGTGACCATGCTCCTGGCCACCGACAACGGCGCACAGGCCTGTATCATGGCCCCCACAGAAATCCTCGCCGACCAGCACTACCAAGGCTTAAAGCAGTTTGCAGACAAGCTGGGCATTGTGTTAGGCAAGCTCACTGGCTCCACTAAAAAGGCTGATAGAAGAATCCTGCATGAGCAATTGCGTAGTGGCGAGATGAAAATGATTGTGGGCACCCACGCCTTATTGGAAGATGAAGTGCAGTTTCAGAACCTGGGTCTTTGCATAGTAGACGAACAGCACCGTTTTGGCGTGGCTCAGCGCTCCAAGCTCTGGCAGAAGAATCCACGGGTCATTCCTCATGTGCTGGTCATGACGGCCACGCCTATCCCCCGCACACTGGCCATGACCTTGTACGGCGATCTGGAAGTGTCTGTGATTGACGAGATGCCCGCTGGCCGGAAAGAGATTATTACCGTGCACCGCTATGACAGCAACCGCTTAAAAGTGTTTGGGTTTATACGTGAGCAGATAAAGCTGGGAAGGCAGATTTACATTGTCTACCCGCTTATTGAAGAATCTGAAGGCTTGGAGTACAAAGACCTGATGGACGGTTATGAAAGCATCACCCGCGCATTCCCAGAATACCAGGTGAGCATGGTGCACGGCCGGTTAAAGCCCGCAGACAAAGACTATGAGATGCAGCGCTTTGTCAAGCATGAGACGCAGATCATGGTGGCTACCACCGTGATTGAAGTGGGCGTGAACGTGCCCAACGCCAGCGTGATGGTGATTGAGAACGCAGAACGATTTGGCTTGGCGCAGTTGCACCAATTAAGAGGACGCGTAGGCCGGGGCGCTGACCAGAGTTATTGTATCTTAATGACGGGTTATAAACTCAGCAAAGAAGGCAAGACGCGCATTGAGACCATGGTGCGCACCAACAACGGCTTTGAGATTGCAGACATTGACTTGAAGCTGCGCGGTCCGGGAGACTTGATGGGCACCCAACAGAGCGGGGTTTTGGATTTGTTGATTGCGGATTTGGCCAAAGATGCCACCATTTTGAAAGAGAGCCGGGTGGCGGCCCTGGAGATCATAGAAAAAGACCCTGACTTAAGTCTTCCGGAGCATGCCAACCTGTTGCGGCATATTCGGTCACTGAGTGCCAACGCCGTTAATTGGAGCCGGATCAGTTAGACTAAAGTTTGGGTCTTTCTGGGGGAGAGTGGGGGAAAATACGTTTAATCAGTAAAGTAAAGTTTTCTATCAGTTGGGGTTCTTTCTAATTACTAGGGTTAAACATGTAATTGGCCTGCTGTGTCATTACTTTAGGAGTGTTTTCCTTCATTGAATATACATCTGCAGACTTGGGGGATTTTTCAGTCACTACGGCACTTGTGTTATCTTCTTTCAAAAACTTGCCAATGATTATAATCCCTACCAGCACAAAAATCTTAAAAATAAATTTCATAGGCGAAAAGTTAACGTTGATCATTCACTACAGTAAAGTACGGGTCCAGAAGGGGCTTAGATGTTGTCAGCTAATTACCTTTTTGTTAAGGATTGATTATTTCAGCTTTCCGGCCTCCCTCTGGAGAGAAGCCTACCTAGTTACGGGCGGACTCTGTTTGAGTTTTCGCTTTGCTGAAATAATTTTCCACAAACCAACACTTTATTGAATTAATGCTCTGCTTGCTTTGTTTATTGCCAACTCCGGCTAAGCGGGCTTTAAACACCCAAAGATACAACTTAAAATTCATAATTATTTAGTTGTGAATTATTTACGTTACAAACAACATTCCAAACCGTATAAACCGCAAGGGCAATTCATAAGGAAACTGGCTTAAATCCTGCTATATTTACAGCTAAACCTTCTTTGCCATGCTTAAAAAAATTACAATTATTTTTTTAGCCGTGTGTTTTTTCATTTTTGGCAATACACAGGCTCAAAAAATTAAATCGGTAAATTTTTCACTTTTCTCAGAAACCACCCAAGATCATTATAATCAACCGCTTACCCAGAAGGCTTTTGCCCTCAACAGCACAGACTTTATCATCTTAAGCCAGAAGGCACTGGGCGCTTATCACGTAGAGCGCTTCGGGAAAGACTTAAAGGCGAAGTGGTCTACCAATCTGGCCCTACTTCCGCAAGAGACGGTAGAGGCCTTTGCCAGGCAGCAGGAGACGGCGCTGGTCATCACGCGCCGCGTAGATGAAGCACAAGGCAGCCAAGCGCTTCTTGCCCGGGTCTACAATCTGGCCACCGGCCAGGAACTGCAGCAAAAGAAACTGATGGAGGCTCCCAGCCAAAGCCGCAAACTGGTGGTCTCGCTCTCTGAAGATGGGTCCAAATTGGTGACTCAACACTATTTACAGCAGGAAGACCGGCTGTTGGGCATTCAGGCAACGGTGTATGATGGCGCCTTGACCAAGATCAAGGACAGACGCTATGAGTTTCCGGTGCACACGGGCAGCCTTACGGCGCAGGTGCACGTGGACAACCACGGCAGCCAGTACCTTACCCTGCTCACCGAAAACGCCATGCGCCTGAGCGTGCGCCACTACAACAACCAGGACAATGAGATCAAGGTGATGGAGGTGATGCTGGGCGGCATGTTCCAGCAAGAGAAGCAGTACGTTTTAGACTTGAAGTTTCAACTGCAACAGGACAGCACCCTGTTTGCCGCCGCACTAATAGCCGATGAGAAAACCGGCGAGTACCGCAGCCTCAAGCTGGTACGCTTTGACTACCGCCTCAATGACATGCGCTTTGCCCAGGAGTTTCTGTTCACGCCAGACTTTCTGGCCCGCATCTCCCAAGCCAACAACCTGTCTACCACCGCCCAACTGGAAGACCTTTACTTGGCAGACATCATCATAAGCCAGGAGGGCCAGTTGCTGATCATGACAGAGAAGAAGTTTCTGGAGGCCGGCCCAGAGGGCAAGTACAAAGCTCAGGAACTAATGTTGTTTGCCTACAATGAGTACCTGCAGCCCAGCTGGCACTCCATGATCAAGAAAAACCAGGAAGCACCCGCCACCGCCGGCTTTTCTGGCATCTCGTACCGCTCACAGCTGTTTGGGAACCGCCTGCAACTGCTCACCCTGGAGACGCTCAATGGCAAGACAGATTTGTACGACCGCTCCGTCCACTTGGTGACCGGTGCTTCTTCAGAGCCTAAGGCGGCGGGACTCAAGATTGCAAACAACCAGAAAGAAGTCTATGACAAAAGCTTCACTATTTGGCTGGAGGAACGCACTTTTACCGCTGTCAGCAAGCCCGCCAAGGCAGCAAAAGGATTTAGGCTGAGCCGAGTGCGGCTAAAGAATTAAAAGGTCGTTTTTGGCCTGTTTTATCCAAAACAGGCCAAAAACGACCTTTTAATTCTTTAGAACAGCGCCACATCTTTCCCCTTTCAGCTCGTCCAATCCTTCTCCTACATCTATGCCAGAGCTCAGCTTCCCCCTGGAGTTTACTTTCAAGACGCCGTCCCTGGCCAATAAAATTACGGTAAAGGACACACAGGGGCTGGAGATATTCTCTGTACACCAGGTGCATTCTGATGTGCTGTCAGAGTCCTCGCTGCTCAACATTGACCCATTTCTGGACGAAGCCTTTGTCTATACAGATGCTTCTGAGGCCCACCTGCGCTATTCCATCAAAGCCTACCAGTCCAAGGAATTCTACGCCTCTTTCATGTTTACTGACCATGAGAACCTGCTGTTCGGGCATATTGTCAGAAGGCACTGGGACTATGTGTTGAGAGCGCATTATTCCGTTTTTGACCAATACTGGCGCCCGGTCTTCACCATCAAGGAAGCCGATGTAATGACAAGGGTGCACGACACCATGCTGGGCAGAATTCCCTTCATCAGTTTGCTGACCGGCTATTTCTTTAATCCCTCTTACTACATTACCCGGCCAGACGGCAGTCACGTGGCCACCGTCACCAAAGAGAAGTCCTTCCTCTCCAGCCGGTTCACCCTCACCCAAGCGGGCCCATGTACGCCGCATGAACAGGAACGACTCTTGTTAAGCACGATGCTGTTGGTACTCCAGGAAAGACGCCGAGGATAAATTAGTAGTTGGCGCTCAGCTCATAGAACCTTCTCAGCGGACCTTATTCCAATGCTTCTAAATACATTCTTTAGGTGCATCTTAGAATTTATCACTTAGACGAACCCCTGCTAAAAACGGTAAGCCCCACCAATTGGCGGGGCTTACCGTTTTTAAGCTACTTTGACCAAAACAGGTCAAAAACGCTTTTATTAGATTCAAGAGACGTCTTGCGTCTTATGTCTTGAATCTTGGGTATTTAACTAGTACACGTAGTCGTTGGCTTTGATCATCTCAGCG
The nucleotide sequence above comes from Nibribacter ruber. Encoded proteins:
- a CDS encoding GNAT family N-acetyltransferase — translated: MPLSTFTIRPALPSEFTSLGQLMVQVYSQLDGFPTPSEQPAYYHLLANIGDFTQKPGVELLVAVSEQGELAGGVVYFSDMQHYGSGGTATQEKDAAGFRFLAVGPSTRGKGLGKALTLACVKKAKDAGRRQLILHSTKAMQTAWKMYEQLGFQRAEELDFMQGELPVFGFRLFLT
- a CDS encoding metallophosphoesterase, with the translated sequence MPTQPSANIFKTFFKWSLLAIIGYWPVATLVFGHSSIDESKGIYTFHWSGLNALVNDEEFGFANGEEVATKLDGADGPYVFGQEQFIVTADNKIIKSQIDPRLPIKVKAANEDQDSFYVTLKTTYQPQQDQYALPAKLMAISDIEGNFDAFASFLIKHGVMDRHYNWTFGQGHLVLNGDFVDRGENEPQVLWLIYLLEDKAAAQGGQVHYILGNHEVMKLYGDYSYTEYKYREVAKQISGFSDWGTSAKFLYGPTSELGKWLKTKNVVLKMGPYLFVHAGINSNLLAHQLTVSEINQIARKYYGQDAKDKVTDPKEKTVLSKYDSPYWDRSLSMNLVYRIMYLFRDPLEANYHKTTQAELEQILAFYDVSQLVVGHSVVQDITTDYQGKVVKIDVRHGQEKNSDKTEGILIENNTVYRIDGQGHKEKL
- a CDS encoding Crp/Fnr family transcriptional regulator, producing the protein MYQRLRDYLTARIPTDEATLESICACFTPLKTRRNQLLLQYGETCQHYYFVNQGCIRLFTLNKDGLETSRFFAFEGGFCTALPSFIENTPAFEYMQTIEKSELLQISRTDFYHLVDTVPAFGFIYRQILELGFITAQKRIYGFQGYDALEKVQWVIQYQPDFLLRVSNKIAASYLGLSPSTLSRVKARL
- a CDS encoding GlcG/HbpS family heme-binding protein, whose product is MKNRLFLYLPLLPGWLFAQGTSATKTTRKSVAQSTIALAGKELVTPTFQLTQQAALRMHQQVLAQAAALQKNVTFAVVDASGQTILLIKGDGVGPHNTEAARRKAFTALSTKTSSLVLGRNAKANPDAQNLAHLPELLLLGGGVPLWYQGQVIGAVGVAGGGGPAQDDLLAKAAALPEAGITVHI
- the uraH gene encoding hydroxyisourate hydrolase, with protein sequence MKKILFSFLLSVLTMSAFAQTQTHQLSSHILDISTGKPAVGVPVKLEKLNEQTKAWTQLDLKTTDANGRIKDFLDYKKSEQGIYRLTFLTADHFKAQKADSFYPFIEVVFRIKDKDHYHVPITLSPYGYSTYRGN
- a CDS encoding zinc ribbon domain-containing protein YjdM → MSEELKPCPSCSSPYGYATGPDSYACPECAHEWTVAEGNEETGLQIKDANGNVLQNGDSVVVIKDLPVKGAPKPVKAGTKVKNIRLTDGDHNIDCKIEGFGSMALKSEFVRKA
- the recG gene encoding ATP-dependent DNA helicase RecG: MSSGFFHTKIEFLKGVGPQRANLLQLELGIFTYGDLIQHYPFRYMDRTQFHAIADLTEDMQYVQIKGRVLEKNLLGEGRKQRLSAIIRDASGEIELVWFKGVKWMNVQLKVNQEYIAFGKPSLFNGKFNMAHPDLEEATEVKQEQTYLQPVYNTTDKLKNHRVDSKVISKMMMELLKLAPTHLPETLTPELVDQYRMVSKREAMIQIHFPKNWDTLQAARFRLKFEELFYTQLKLLRTRTKRKAELAGQIFSKTPTLTEFYKNHLPFDLTGAQKRVVREIYQDVIAGKQMNRLLQGDVGSGKTIVAFVTMLLATDNGAQACIMAPTEILADQHYQGLKQFADKLGIVLGKLTGSTKKADRRILHEQLRSGEMKMIVGTHALLEDEVQFQNLGLCIVDEQHRFGVAQRSKLWQKNPRVIPHVLVMTATPIPRTLAMTLYGDLEVSVIDEMPAGRKEIITVHRYDSNRLKVFGFIREQIKLGRQIYIVYPLIEESEGLEYKDLMDGYESITRAFPEYQVSMVHGRLKPADKDYEMQRFVKHETQIMVATTVIEVGVNVPNASVMVIENAERFGLAQLHQLRGRVGRGADQSYCILMTGYKLSKEGKTRIETMVRTNNGFEIADIDLKLRGPGDLMGTQQSGVLDLLIADLAKDATILKESRVAALEIIEKDPDLSLPEHANLLRHIRSLSANAVNWSRIS
- a CDS encoding LURP-one-related/scramblase family protein; translation: MPELSFPLEFTFKTPSLANKITVKDTQGLEIFSVHQVHSDVLSESSLLNIDPFLDEAFVYTDASEAHLRYSIKAYQSKEFYASFMFTDHENLLFGHIVRRHWDYVLRAHYSVFDQYWRPVFTIKEADVMTRVHDTMLGRIPFISLLTGYFFNPSYYITRPDGSHVATVTKEKSFLSSRFTLTQAGPCTPHEQERLLLSTMLLVLQERRRG